The Leucobacter viscericola genome includes a window with the following:
- a CDS encoding S-layer homology domain-containing protein yields MAAFIFRMEDPKGYVAPKVSPFVDVNPGDPFYKEIAWMYESKLSTGYKEAAGKPSYRPNAGLTREAMAAFIYRLEAPQNYKAPAVSPMADMKPGMKFYKEISWMYSVKLTTGNTTERGKEYLPKDELSRQAMAAFIHRLVTSYRA; encoded by the coding sequence ATGGCTGCGTTTATCTTCCGTATGGAGGATCCGAAGGGTTATGTTGCTCCGAAGGTATCGCCGTTTGTCGACGTAAACCCCGGTGATCCCTTCTACAAAGAGATTGCTTGGATGTATGAGTCTAAGCTCTCGACGGGATACAAAGAAGCGGCAGGCAAGCCAAGCTATCGCCCGAATGCGGGTCTGACCCGTGAAGCGATGGCGGCGTTCATCTACCGTCTTGAAGCCCCTCAGAACTACAAGGCCCCGGCCGTGTCGCCAATGGCTGACATGAAACCAGGGATGAAGTTCTACAAGGAGATTTCGTGGATGTATTCCGTGAAGTTGACGACGGGTAACACGACCGAACGAGGCAAGGAATACCTTCCGAAAGATGAGTTGTCGCGTCAAGCGATGGCGGCGTTCATCCACCGCCTCGTGACGAGCTACCGGGCTTAA